A window of the Hevea brasiliensis isolate MT/VB/25A 57/8 chromosome 6, ASM3005281v1, whole genome shotgun sequence genome harbors these coding sequences:
- the LOC110664582 gene encoding linoleate 13S-lipoxygenase 3-1, chloroplastic: MALAKEIMGSSLIDKSSFVSMSSKVLFNHSFHQENQFLVKPVLVPLQYGKLSVKRAVRGPVAAISEDLIKANSSSNTVPENAVKFKVRAVVTVRNKHKEDLKETIAKHWDAFADKIGRNVVLELISSEVDPKTKEPKRSKEAVLKDWSKKTNVKAERVHYAAEFLVDSNFGEPGAITVSNKHQKEFFLETITLEGFACDPVHFPCNSWVQSKKDQPAKRIFFSNKPYLPSETPAGLKALREKELKDIRGDGKGERKLSDRIYDFDVYNDLGNPDRGVELTRPKLGGKNIPYPRRCRTGRRPTDTDINAESRVEKPLPMYVPRDEQFEESKQKTFSAGRLKAVLHSLIPSLKATISSENRDFNAFSDIDILYKEGLLLKVGLQDEIWRSLPLPKAVTKIQESSEGLLRYDTPKIISKDKFAWLRDDEFARQALSGVNPVNIERLKIFPPKSNLDPEIYGPQESALKEKHIIGHLNGMSVQEALEENKLFVLDYHDVYLPFLDRINALDGRKAYATRTIFFLTPLGTLKPIAMELSLPSVRPNSQSKRVVTPPVDATTNWIWQLAKAHVCSNDAGVHQLVNHWLRTHASMEPFILAAHRQMSAMHPIFKLLDPHMRYTLEINALARQSLINADGVIESCFTPGRYCMEISAAAYKNWRFDMEGLPADLIRRGMAVPDPTQPHGLKLLIEDYPYAQDGLLIWSAIENWVRSYVNRYYPNSSLICNDKELQDWYAKSINVGHADFKHAEWWPTLNNVDNLVSILTTIIWLASAQHAALNFGQYPYGGYVPNRPPLMRRLVPEENDTEYASFVADPQKYFLSALPSLLQATKYMAVVDTLSTHSPDEEYLGERQQPSIWSGDAEIVESFYEFSAKIRQIEKEIDRRNRDPNFRNRCGAGVLPYELLAPSSEPGVTCRGVPNSVSI, encoded by the exons ATGGCACTTGCTAAAGAAATCATGGGGAGTTCTTTGATAGATAAATCATCATTTGTATCAATGTCATCTAAAGTGCTCTTTAACCATAGTTTTCATCAAGAGAATCAGTTCTTAGtgaaaccagttttggtgcctctGCAATACGGAAAGCTTAGTGTAAAAAGAGCTGTGAGAGGTCCTGTTGCAGCTATCAGTGAAGATTTGATCAAGGCTAATAGTAGTAGTAATACTGTGCCTGAAAACGCAGTGAAGTTTAAGGTGAGAGCTGTTGTCACCGTGAGAAACAAGCACAAGGAGGATTTGAAGGAGACCATTGCCAAGCACTGGGATGCTTTTGCTGATAAGATTGGGCGAAATGTTGTTTTGGAGCTCATTAGTTCTGAAGTTGATCCAA AAACCAAGGAACCAAAGAGAAGCAAGGAAGCTGTGTTAAAGGACTGGTCCAAGAAAACAAATGTTAAGGCTGAGAGGGTCCATTATGCAGCTGAATTTCTAGTGGATTCCAATTTTGGGGAGCCTGGAGCAATCACAGTGAGCAACAAGCACCAGAAGGAGTTTTTCTTGGAGACTATCACCCTCGAAGGTTTTGCTTGCGATCCAGTTCATTTCCCTTGCAACTCCTGGGTACAATCCAAGAAAGATCAGCCTGCAAAAAGGATATTTTTCTCTAACAAG CCATATTTACCAAGCGAGACGCCTGCTGGACTAAAAGCATTAAgagaaaaagaactaaaagatatCAGGGGTGATGGCAAAGGAGAGAGAAAATTATCAGACAGGATTTATGACTTTGATGTCTACAATGATTTGGGAAATCCTGACAGGGGTGTTGAGCTTACCAGGCCAAAACTGGGAGGTAAAAACATTCCATATCCAAGACGGTGTCGCACTGGCCGTCGTCCCACTGATACAG ATATAAATGCAGAGAGTCGTGTAGAGAAGCCCTTGCCAATGTATGTACCTAGAGATGAACAATTTGAGGAGTCTAAGCAAAAAACATTCTCAGCTGGGAGGCTTAAGGCAGTGCTTCACAGTCTAATACCATCCTTAAAGGCCACCATTTCTTCTGAGAACCGCGACTTTAATGCGTTTTCAGACATTGATATTCTCTACAAAGAGGGGCTGCTTCTTAAAGTAGGGCTTCAAGATGAAATCTGGAGAAGTCTACCATTGCCAAAGGCAGTTACCAAGATTCAAGAATCTAGTGAGGGACTTCTCAGATATGACACACCAAAGATTATTTCGA AAGACAAGTTTGCCTGGCTGCGAGATGATGAATTTGCCCGTCAAGCACTCTCAGGGGTTAACCCTGTCAacattgagaggttgaagatttTTCCACCAAAAAGCAATCTTGATCCTGAAATCTACGGTCCACAGGAATCTGCTCTTAAAGAAAAGCACATTATTGGCCATCTGAATGGCATGTCTGTTCAAGAG GCCCTCGAGGAAAACAAACTGTTTGTATTGGATTATCATGATGTTTATCTCCCATTTTTGGACCGCATTAACGCCCTTGATGGTAGAAAAGCATATGCAACTCGTACCATATTCTTCTTGACCCCTCTTGGTACACTCAAGCCCATTGCTATGGAGCTTAGTCTCCCATCAGTCAGACCAAATTCCCAGTCAAAGCGAGTAGTTACACCTCCGGTAGATGCGACTACAAACTGGATATGGCAACTTGCCAAGGCTCATGTTTGCTCCAATGATGCCGGGGTTCATCAGCTAGTTAATCACTG GCTACGTACACATGCCAGCATGGAGCCATTTATACTAGCAGCACATAGGCAAATGAGTGCAATGCACCCCATATTTAAGCTTTTGGATCCACATATGAGATACACCCTAGAGATCAATGCCTTAGCCCGCCAAAGTTTAATCAATGCTGATGGTGTTATTGAATCCTGCTTCACTCCTGGCCGCTACTGCATGGAGATTAGTGCTGCTGCATATAAAAACTGGCGATTCGACATGGAAGGCCTTCCTGCTGATCTCATTCGCAG GGGTATGGCTGTACCTGACCCAACACAACCTCATGGCCTGAAGCTTCTGATCGAGGACTATCCATATGCTCAAGATGGGCTTCTAATCTGGTCTGCAATAGAGAACTGGGTCCGCAGCTATGTGAACCGGTATTACCCAAATTCAAGTCTAATTTGTAATGACAAAGAGCTGCAAGATTGGTATGCCAAGTCCATCAATGTGGGCCATGCTGATTTCAAACATGCAGAATGGTGGCCCACATTAAACAATGTTGATAATCTTGTTTCAATCCTCACCACCATCATTTGGCTTGCATCTGCGCAACATGCTGCCCTCAATTTTGGGCAGTATCCTTATGGGGGCTATGTGCCTAACAGACCACCTCTAATGAGAAGATTAGTCCCAGAAGAAAATGACACTGAATATGCAAGTTTTGTAGCTGATCCACAAAAGTATTTCCTGTCAGCATTGCCTAGTCTGTTACAAGCAACAAAGTATATGGCTGTGGTAGACACCTTGTCGACGCACTCACCGGACGAAGAATACCTTGGTGAACGACAACAACCATCGATATGGTCCGGTGATGCTGAAATAGTTGAATCATTTTATGAGTTCTCAGCGAAGATAAGACAGATAGAGAAGGAGATTGACAGAAGGAATAGGGATCCTAACTTTAGGAACCGATGTGGCGCAGGGGTCTTACCATATGAATTACTAGCACCTAGCTCAGAACCAGGGGTAACATGTAGAGGCGTACCAAATAGCGTGTCAATATga